One genomic window of Parabacteroides pacaensis includes the following:
- a CDS encoding DMT family transporter, with protein sequence MIGNKYPKKEWKITEGWAHGMALITIIIWGTTFVSTKILLLHGLTPEDILFYRFLMAYFSIWFVGSRKVFAKNWKDELQFLAAGVCGGSIYFISENTALGITLASNVALIVSTAPILTAILSRLFVKGMRLRRNLIYGSFIALIGVAFVVFNGSFILKINPIGDMLSLVAAFSWALYNIVLKRLTNEYSTLFITRKVFFYGLLTLLPVFFYKPLTVDTSILFSSIVLGNLLFLGLIASLICYILWNAAVKSLGAVRTTNYIYVVPFVTLVTSAIVIHEKITVLALVGALLILSGVYLAERGWHFRKRAN encoded by the coding sequence ATGATAGGAAATAAATATCCAAAGAAAGAGTGGAAAATAACAGAAGGCTGGGCACATGGGATGGCTTTAATAACGATTATTATTTGGGGAACAACTTTTGTATCGACTAAAATATTGTTGTTGCACGGCCTTACTCCGGAAGATATTTTATTCTATCGTTTTTTAATGGCTTATTTTTCTATCTGGTTTGTAGGATCCCGGAAAGTGTTTGCTAAAAACTGGAAAGATGAGCTTCAATTTCTTGCCGCGGGAGTATGCGGAGGTTCAATTTATTTTATCTCGGAAAACACGGCACTAGGTATTACTTTGGCTTCTAATGTGGCACTGATTGTTTCTACCGCTCCTATTTTGACTGCTATTCTTTCCCGTTTATTTGTAAAGGGGATGCGTCTCCGGAGAAATTTGATTTATGGTTCCTTTATAGCTTTGATAGGTGTAGCGTTTGTAGTATTTAATGGTAGCTTTATACTAAAAATTAATCCTATAGGGGATATGCTTTCTTTAGTTGCTGCTTTTTCCTGGGCACTTTATAATATTGTTTTGAAGAGATTGACCAATGAATATTCTACTTTATTTATAACCCGGAAAGTATTTTTTTATGGACTGCTTACTCTGCTTCCTGTCTTTTTTTACAAGCCGCTTACGGTAGATACTTCTATTTTATTTTCTTCTATAGTATTAGGTAACCTATTGTTTTTAGGGTTGATTGCTTCTTTAATATGTTATATATTATGGAATGCGGCGGTAAAGAGCTTGGGAGCTGTGCGAACGACAAATTATATTTATGTCGTTCCATTTGTTACCCTGGTAACCTCTGCTATTGTTATTCATGAAAAGATTACTGTGCTTGCTTTGGTAGGCGCCTTGCTAATTTTAAGTGGTGTTTACTTGGCTGAAAGAGGTTGGCATTTTAGGAAAAGAGCAAATTGA
- a CDS encoding zinc ribbon domain-containing protein, with the protein METKLCQSCGMPLTDAKDFGTNLDGSKNEEYCNYCFKDGCFTQDCTMEEQIEHCAQFVAEFNKDAGTNFTKEEAIAEMKLFFPHLKRWKK; encoded by the coding sequence ATGGAAACAAAACTTTGCCAGAGTTGTGGTATGCCTTTAACGGATGCAAAAGATTTTGGGACAAACCTGGATGGCAGTAAAAATGAAGAGTATTGTAATTACTGTTTTAAAGACGGATGTTTTACCCAAGATTGTACCATGGAAGAACAAATAGAGCATTGTGCCCAATTTGTCGCCGAGTTTAATAAAGATGCCGGTACAAATTTTACAAAGGAAGAGGCTATTGCTGAAATGAAATTATTTTTTCCTCATCTTAAACGGTGGAAGAAATAG
- a CDS encoding SPL family radical SAM protein encodes MVQEIETKSILSRLRQHDPYFGITYNMNLYRGCQHGCIYCDTRSTCYQIGDIENICVKINAIPLLERELRKKREKGTIGTGSMNDPYMSLERKYQQTRKALSVIASAKFPVHIITKSDLVIRDRDIIQEISQVYAAVSFTVTTATDLLARKLEPGAPVTSSRFTAMKYLASKGIYTGITLMPVLPFVNDTVQNITEIVHRAKDNGASYILPMFGVTLREGSREYLYKSFDRLFPGMRQQYEQRYGNQYECFSPHYQKLWECFLMLTDKYNISSKISMYNPGLPRQLSLF; translated from the coding sequence ATGGTTCAGGAGATTGAAACAAAAAGTATTTTATCACGTCTTCGGCAACACGATCCTTATTTTGGTATCACCTATAATATGAATTTATACCGGGGATGCCAGCATGGTTGTATTTATTGTGATACCCGGAGTACTTGTTATCAAATAGGAGATATTGAAAATATTTGCGTGAAAATCAATGCTATTCCATTATTAGAAAGAGAGCTTAGAAAAAAACGTGAAAAAGGTACGATTGGTACAGGTTCGATGAATGACCCTTATATGTCACTGGAAAGAAAATATCAGCAAACACGAAAAGCATTGTCAGTGATTGCTTCTGCAAAATTTCCGGTGCATATTATAACTAAAAGTGATCTGGTAATCCGGGATCGGGATATAATACAAGAAATATCGCAAGTATATGCCGCTGTAAGTTTTACGGTTACTACAGCTACCGATTTATTAGCCCGCAAACTTGAACCCGGTGCTCCTGTTACTTCCAGCCGTTTTACGGCTATGAAATATTTAGCTTCGAAAGGAATTTATACCGGAATAACTCTTATGCCGGTATTGCCGTTTGTAAATGATACAGTTCAAAATATAACGGAAATTGTCCATAGAGCCAAAGATAATGGAGCTTCTTATATTTTGCCTATGTTTGGAGTTACTTTACGGGAAGGCTCTCGCGAGTATTTGTATAAGTCGTTTGATCGGTTATTTCCGGGAATGCGTCAGCAATATGAACAAAGGTATGGAAATCAATACGAGTGTTTCAGCCCACATTATCAAAAGCTTTGGGAGTGCTTTCTGATGTTGACTGATAAATATAATATTTCTTCTAAGATAAGCATGTATAATCCGGGACTTCCTCGTCAATTATCTTTGTTTTAA
- the meaB gene encoding methylmalonyl Co-A mutase-associated GTPase MeaB has translation MEHPENNDQYKGLKVNKGIENMPPVNPYLKKRIQRKQYTVNEYVEGILKGNITILSQAVTLVESSRHEHQVLAQEIIEKCLPYAGNSIRIGITGVPGAGKSTSIDVFGMHLIEQGHRLAVLAIDPSSERSKGSILGDKTRMEDLSRAKEAFIRPSPSAGSLGGVARKTRETIILCEASGFDTVFVETVGVGQSETAVHSMVDFFLLIQLSGTGDELQGIKRGIMEMADGIIINKADGDNIEKAKLAQSQFRNALHLFPPTESGWIPKVLTYSGYYKIGIKEIWEMIDEYISFTKKNHFFEYKRNEQAKYWMYESINETLKDSFYHNQEVEKTLRTTERQVLNNEISSFVAAKKMIDLYLNSLKE, from the coding sequence ATGGAACATCCTGAAAATAACGATCAATATAAAGGATTAAAAGTTAACAAAGGGATAGAGAATATGCCCCCTGTGAATCCTTACCTAAAAAAAAGAATCCAACGCAAGCAGTATACCGTTAACGAATATGTGGAAGGCATTTTAAAAGGGAATATCACCATTTTAAGTCAAGCGGTTACTCTTGTTGAAAGTTCTCGCCATGAACATCAGGTATTAGCACAAGAAATTATAGAAAAATGTCTTCCGTATGCAGGAAATTCTATTCGTATAGGAATAACAGGAGTCCCCGGAGCAGGAAAAAGTACTTCGATCGATGTGTTTGGCATGCATTTAATCGAACAAGGACACCGATTGGCTGTGTTAGCAATAGATCCAAGCAGTGAACGTTCGAAAGGGAGCATTCTAGGAGATAAAACGCGAATGGAAGATCTCTCACGCGCTAAAGAAGCTTTTATCCGTCCTTCTCCTTCTGCGGGTTCTTTAGGAGGAGTAGCTAGGAAAACCCGGGAAACCATTATTCTCTGTGAAGCCTCAGGTTTCGATACTGTATTTGTAGAAACAGTTGGAGTAGGACAATCCGAGACAGCTGTGCACTCTATGGTAGATTTCTTTCTCTTGATTCAATTAAGTGGAACCGGAGATGAATTGCAAGGTATAAAAAGAGGTATTATGGAAATGGCAGATGGTATTATTATTAATAAAGCAGATGGAGATAACATAGAAAAAGCCAAACTTGCACAATCTCAATTCCGGAATGCTCTTCATCTGTTTCCCCCTACTGAATCCGGCTGGATTCCTAAAGTATTAACTTACTCCGGTTATTATAAAATAGGAATCAAAGAAATATGGGAAATGATAGATGAATATATCTCATTTACAAAGAAAAATCATTTTTTCGAATATAAACGGAACGAACAAGCCAAATACTGGATGTATGAAAGCATCAACGAAACACTAAAAGATAGCTTTTATCATAATCAAGAAGTAGAAAAAACGTTAAGAACGACAGAACGACAAGTACTTAATAATGAAATAAGCTCGTTTGTGGCAGCAAAAAAAATGATCGATTTATACTTAAACAGTTTAAAAGAATAA
- a CDS encoding DUF1573 domain-containing protein, with the protein MTAQTEAKISSEELKYDFGTITEENGPASHIFTIKNEGNAPLVITRVTASCGCTMPEWTKAPIEAGKTGEVKITYDPTGRPGPFVKTVSIYSNGKKGAYMLAIKGNVVPKRPKPAIIYPYAIGPLKMDTKKLLYSSIRPDEALGKKILITNSGEKAISVQLKKYPDYFTIQANPSTLQPGANGEITILLNAQEVKKLGRISVNIPLAILPEGEKKGEEGSIHISANVIDDFSKISAVEKANAPVITLSSDWINFSSLKGKGGKVSQTFDITNNGRSTLYIRSITCDNERVDIGGGKKEIKPGNTTTIKVTIRPKEIKSKLEEVINIISNDPTNPVRLIKITAKQ; encoded by the coding sequence ATGACAGCACAAACGGAGGCCAAAATTAGTTCCGAAGAATTAAAATACGATTTTGGAACTATCACTGAAGAAAACGGTCCTGCAAGTCATATTTTTACTATCAAAAACGAAGGAAATGCTCCCCTCGTTATTACCAGGGTGACAGCTTCATGCGGTTGTACTATGCCGGAATGGACCAAAGCTCCTATCGAAGCAGGAAAAACCGGAGAAGTAAAAATAACTTACGATCCGACCGGACGACCAGGACCTTTCGTAAAAACCGTATCCATTTACAGTAATGGTAAAAAAGGTGCTTATATGCTAGCTATTAAAGGAAATGTTGTGCCTAAACGACCAAAACCTGCTATTATTTATCCGTACGCCATCGGTCCATTAAAAATGGATACTAAAAAATTATTATATAGCAGCATCCGACCGGATGAAGCCTTAGGAAAAAAAATATTAATAACCAATAGCGGAGAAAAAGCTATTTCAGTCCAATTAAAAAAATACCCTGATTATTTTACTATCCAAGCCAATCCGTCGACTCTTCAACCAGGAGCCAACGGAGAAATTACGATTTTGTTAAATGCCCAGGAAGTAAAAAAGTTAGGACGTATTTCTGTAAATATTCCCTTAGCTATCTTACCTGAAGGTGAAAAGAAAGGAGAAGAAGGTTCCATTCATATTTCTGCTAATGTCATCGACGATTTTAGCAAAATCTCTGCTGTAGAAAAAGCAAATGCACCTGTTATTACTTTATCATCCGATTGGATTAATTTTAGTAGCCTGAAAGGAAAAGGAGGTAAAGTCTCCCAAACATTCGACATTACAAACAATGGGAGATCTACTTTATATATCCGCAGCATTACTTGTGATAACGAACGGGTAGATATCGGAGGAGGAAAAAAAGAAATTAAACCTGGGAATACAACCACTATTAAAGTAACAATTCGTCCAAAAGAAATAAAATCAAAATTGGAAGAAGTCATTAATATCATTAGTAATGATCCAACCAATCCTGTACGTCTCATCAAAATAACGGCAAAACAGTAA
- a CDS encoding DUF1573 domain-containing protein, whose amino-acid sequence MKQLVLILFGFLITTGLASAQKKAVISSDSIVHDFGTIVENAGKVSHTFTIKNTGNAPLVITRVIASCGCTTPEWTKEPIAPGKTGEIKVTYNPAGRLGAFNKTISIYSNGKEGSFIMNIKGKVVEKQTE is encoded by the coding sequence ATGAAACAATTAGTTCTAATTTTATTTGGTTTTCTGATTACTACAGGATTAGCTTCAGCTCAAAAAAAAGCTGTAATTTCGTCAGATAGCATAGTTCACGATTTTGGAACCATCGTTGAAAATGCAGGGAAAGTGAGTCATACCTTCACTATTAAAAATACAGGAAATGCTCCACTGGTTATTACTCGCGTCATTGCATCTTGTGGCTGTACCACACCGGAATGGACGAAAGAACCCATTGCTCCCGGTAAGACCGGAGAAATTAAAGTAACTTACAATCCGGCTGGTAGGCTCGGAGCTTTTAATAAAACAATTTCCATATACAGCAACGGAAAAGAAGGAAGTTTTATTATGAATATAAAAGGTAAAGTGGTAGAAAAACAAACGGAATAA
- a CDS encoding metallophosphoesterase, with protein sequence MKVFLQSIFAQVLLTPYIWYKGYQALPPKPKWRLPYTLLFILELALYFFGYFFRKDLPDQVMDMIQFICNTWYIASIYLFLCLFALELLRLSNKWFHWYPFFIKEHYKAIKLSLLVLIVCGVSGLMIKAYHTVINPIVKHVSITIPKDGGNRDSLTIVMISDMHIGEVIGPKMVEKYVKMSNEQNPDMVVFTGDMIDYDVRYAEKGNIDKLLQQLNAPLGVYAIYGNHEYRANRFAKDKWFAKAGLTLLKDSVVMPDSSFYLIGRDDRINKNRQPLHTLMAGIDTSRPIIILDHQPESFAEVVMNKGDLSLSGHTHNGQLWPYSEVLKFVFECSYGKYDKGNAQFYVSSGLGVAGPPYRVGTLSEMVVLHIKFK encoded by the coding sequence ATGAAAGTCTTTCTTCAATCCATATTTGCACAAGTTCTCTTAACCCCTTATATCTGGTATAAAGGCTATCAAGCATTACCTCCAAAACCAAAATGGCGGCTACCTTATACCTTATTGTTTATTTTGGAATTAGCTTTATACTTTTTCGGTTATTTCTTTCGTAAAGATCTTCCCGATCAAGTAATGGACATGATACAATTTATCTGTAATACCTGGTATATCGCTTCTATTTATCTATTTTTATGCCTTTTCGCATTAGAACTTTTACGTCTTAGCAACAAATGGTTCCATTGGTATCCCTTCTTTATTAAAGAGCATTACAAAGCAATAAAATTATCTTTATTAGTTTTAATAGTTTGCGGAGTAAGTGGGCTAATGATCAAAGCTTATCACACAGTAATCAACCCTATTGTAAAACATGTATCTATAACGATTCCCAAGGATGGAGGAAATCGAGACAGCTTAACGATAGTAATGATTAGTGATATGCATATTGGAGAAGTTATTGGTCCTAAAATGGTAGAGAAATATGTAAAGATGAGCAATGAACAAAATCCGGATATGGTTGTCTTTACAGGTGATATGATTGATTATGACGTAAGATATGCCGAAAAAGGAAATATCGATAAATTACTTCAACAGCTTAATGCTCCTTTAGGTGTGTATGCAATTTATGGAAATCATGAATATCGAGCCAATAGGTTCGCAAAAGATAAATGGTTTGCAAAAGCAGGACTAACTCTTCTTAAAGATTCAGTTGTTATGCCGGATTCTTCTTTTTATTTAATAGGGAGGGATGACCGAATAAATAAAAACCGCCAACCTTTGCATACCTTAATGGCAGGGATAGATACCTCCCGACCTATCATTATACTCGACCATCAACCGGAATCTTTTGCTGAAGTTGTAATGAATAAAGGAGATTTAAGCTTATCCGGACATACACACAACGGACAACTATGGCCTTATTCGGAAGTATTGAAATTTGTTTTCGAATGTTCTTATGGAAAATATGACAAAGGAAATGCCCAATTCTATGTATCTTCAGGACTAGGAGTAGCAGGACCTCCCTATAGAGTAGGTACGCTTTCCGAAATGGTAGTACTCCATATTAAATTTAAATAG
- a CDS encoding metallophosphoesterase, whose translation MGIKIGFAIVYIALIISFWYIFRNEKINHTFYVISSAIPIFTLYMVIWLFITDSIALAGKLFKLRIFADNKSRTQFRNSTFWIGCCSVIVLLMVGNYKYRHPDTKVINIVINKPLTSSQQQLKVVAISDVHLGYDTNKEMLKKYVNEINNLKPDLILIGGDLIDHSIFPVRKQQMQEELNQLNAPLGIYMVPGNHEYYTGIQKVKDFLTQTKIHLLVDTTIQLSNKLTLVGRNDYSQKRKSLSSLLANTNKKNPILLLDHQPRNLEEAVKEKIDLQFSGHTHNGQIWPFPFLVNKLFELGYGMKQTNDTYQYVSSGLSLWGPPFRIGTNSEIVVFNIMFK comes from the coding sequence TTGGGAATAAAAATAGGCTTTGCAATAGTATATATTGCATTAATAATTTCTTTTTGGTACATTTTCCGGAATGAAAAAATAAACCATACTTTCTATGTTATTAGTAGTGCCATTCCTATCTTTACTCTTTATATGGTAATCTGGCTATTTATTACTGATAGTATAGCCTTAGCAGGCAAACTATTTAAATTAAGAATCTTCGCCGATAATAAATCAAGAACACAATTTCGAAACAGTACTTTTTGGATTGGGTGTTGTTCGGTTATTGTTTTATTAATGGTTGGAAACTACAAGTACCGGCATCCTGATACAAAAGTTATCAACATAGTTATCAACAAACCATTAACAAGTTCTCAACAACAATTAAAAGTAGTTGCAATAAGTGACGTGCACCTAGGATACGACACAAATAAAGAAATGCTAAAAAAATACGTCAATGAAATTAATAATCTCAAGCCTGATCTTATTTTAATCGGGGGAGATTTAATAGATCATTCCATATTTCCTGTCCGTAAGCAACAAATGCAAGAAGAACTAAACCAGCTCAATGCTCCTTTAGGTATTTATATGGTTCCCGGTAATCATGAATATTATACTGGTATACAAAAAGTAAAAGACTTTCTTACACAAACTAAAATTCATTTGTTAGTGGATACTACTATCCAGCTTTCTAATAAATTAACTCTAGTAGGAAGAAATGATTACTCCCAAAAACGTAAATCGCTTTCTTCCTTGTTAGCAAATACAAATAAGAAGAATCCGATTCTTTTACTAGACCATCAACCCCGGAATTTGGAAGAAGCTGTTAAGGAAAAAATAGATTTACAATTTAGCGGACATACCCACAACGGGCAAATATGGCCATTCCCTTTTTTAGTCAACAAACTGTTTGAATTAGGATATGGGATGAAACAAACTAACGACACCTACCAATATGTATCATCAGGTCTTTCTTTGTGGGGTCCTCCGTTTAGAATAGGAACAAATTCCGAAATTGTTGTATTTAATATAATGTTTAAATAA
- the gltA gene encoding NADPH-dependent glutamate synthase has protein sequence MTIEEKIAALRSEPWREELRKSKKNKERTEIPRVKMNELDAEYRSHNKEEVNQGLTVDQAQKEAQRCLDCPNPTCITGCPVNINIPAFIKNIERGEFLEAAKVLKETSALPAVCGRVCPQEKQCESKCFYIQKMKKEPVAIGYLERFAADYERESGNISIPRLADANNIKIAVIGSGPAGLSFAGDMAKRGYKVTVFEALHEIGGVLKYGIPEFRLPNQIVDIEIEGLRKMGVNFITNCIIGKTISYDDLHEDGYKGIFVASGAGLPNFMNIPGENLIGIMSSNEYLTRVNLMDAANPETDTPVLIGKKVAVIGGGNTAMDSVRTARRLGAERAVIVYRRSEEEMPARIEEVKHAKEEGVEFLTLHNPIEYIGDEKGHVKQMVLQKMELGEPDSSGRRRPVAIPEAKITLDIDEVIVSVGVSPNPLIPTAFKGLEVSSKGTIIVNQENMQSALNDVFAGGDIVRGGATVILAMGDGRRAAQAMDEHLMKNK, from the coding sequence ATGACAATAGAAGAAAAAATTGCCGCATTACGCAGTGAACCTTGGAGAGAAGAACTTCGTAAAAGCAAAAAAAATAAAGAACGCACAGAAATTCCTCGTGTAAAAATGAACGAGCTTGATGCTGAATATCGCAGCCACAATAAAGAAGAAGTAAATCAAGGACTTACAGTAGATCAAGCTCAAAAGGAGGCACAACGTTGTTTAGATTGCCCAAATCCTACTTGTATTACAGGATGTCCCGTAAACATTAATATCCCAGCTTTTATCAAAAATATTGAACGAGGAGAATTTTTAGAAGCAGCTAAAGTATTAAAAGAAACCAGTGCCTTACCTGCTGTATGTGGCAGAGTATGCCCACAAGAAAAACAATGTGAAAGCAAATGCTTTTATATTCAGAAAATGAAAAAAGAGCCTGTTGCTATTGGTTATCTAGAACGCTTTGCCGCTGACTATGAAAGAGAAAGCGGAAATATTTCAATTCCTCGACTGGCAGATGCTAACAATATCAAGATAGCAGTAATTGGCTCCGGACCGGCAGGATTATCTTTTGCGGGAGATATGGCAAAAAGAGGATACAAAGTAACTGTTTTTGAAGCTTTGCATGAAATTGGCGGAGTATTAAAATATGGCATTCCCGAATTCCGGTTACCTAATCAAATTGTAGATATAGAAATAGAGGGGTTACGTAAAATGGGAGTTAACTTTATAACCAACTGCATTATAGGTAAAACGATTTCTTATGATGATCTACACGAAGATGGATATAAAGGTATCTTTGTAGCAAGTGGAGCCGGTCTTCCTAATTTTATGAATATCCCGGGAGAAAATTTAATCGGCATCATGTCGAGCAACGAATATTTGACACGCGTCAATCTCATGGATGCAGCAAACCCGGAAACAGATACACCGGTATTAATCGGTAAAAAAGTAGCTGTTATCGGAGGTGGTAACACAGCTATGGACTCCGTTCGCACAGCCCGTCGTTTGGGAGCAGAACGAGCTGTTATCGTTTATCGGCGCAGTGAAGAAGAAATGCCAGCCCGTATTGAAGAAGTAAAGCATGCAAAAGAAGAAGGGGTTGAATTCCTTACGTTACATAATCCGATAGAATATATTGGAGACGAAAAAGGGCACGTCAAACAAATGGTTCTTCAAAAAATGGAATTAGGAGAACCTGACTCTTCCGGACGTCGCCGTCCGGTCGCTATCCCGGAAGCCAAAATTACGCTAGACATTGATGAAGTAATCGTTAGTGTGGGAGTATCTCCTAACCCCCTTATCCCCACAGCATTTAAAGGTTTGGAAGTATCTTCTAAAGGAACCATTATCGTCAACCAAGAAAATATGCAAAGCGCATTAAATGATGTTTTTGCCGGAGGTGATATTGTGCGAGGAGGAGCTACAGTAATTCTTGCCATGGGTGACGGAAGAAGAGCAGCACAAGCCATGGACGAGCATTTAATGAAAAACAAATAA
- a CDS encoding sulfide/dihydroorotate dehydrogenase-like FAD/NAD-binding protein, with amino-acid sequence MNKIVSKEKFSENVFKLEVEAPLIARSRKAGHFVIVKVGKTGERIPLTIAAADKQKGTITLVIQTIGTSSKKICALNVGDYITDLVGPLGQATHIEKVGTVICAGGGVGVAPLLPIVEGMKNAGNRVIVVLAARTKELVILEDQMKQYADEIIIMTDDGSYGKKGLVTDGIENVINRETVNLCVTIGPAIMMKFVSLLTKKYNIPTIASLNTIMVDGTGMCGACRITVGGKTKFVCVDGPEFDAHQVDFDEMIMRLSAYKDIERKN; translated from the coding sequence ATGAATAAGATTGTAAGTAAAGAGAAATTCTCTGAAAATGTTTTTAAACTGGAAGTAGAAGCCCCATTAATTGCCCGTTCACGGAAAGCAGGCCACTTCGTTATTGTGAAAGTAGGAAAAACCGGTGAGCGTATTCCGTTAACTATCGCAGCTGCCGATAAACAAAAAGGAACTATCACCTTGGTAATCCAAACAATCGGTACTTCTTCAAAAAAAATATGTGCTTTGAATGTAGGGGATTATATAACCGATCTGGTAGGTCCGTTAGGTCAAGCCACACATATAGAAAAAGTCGGTACTGTTATATGTGCAGGAGGTGGTGTAGGCGTTGCTCCCCTGCTCCCTATTGTTGAAGGGATGAAAAATGCAGGCAACCGCGTGATTGTAGTACTTGCGGCGCGGACTAAAGAATTAGTGATCCTGGAAGATCAAATGAAACAATATGCCGATGAAATAATTATAATGACAGATGATGGCTCGTATGGAAAAAAAGGACTGGTTACCGATGGGATAGAGAATGTAATTAATCGAGAGACAGTTAATTTATGCGTTACCATCGGACCTGCTATTATGATGAAGTTCGTTTCTCTTCTTACAAAGAAATATAATATACCGACCATTGCCTCTCTCAATACCATAATGGTAGATGGGACAGGTATGTGTGGTGCTTGTCGTATTACCGTGGGTGGTAAAACTAAATTTGTTTGTGTTGACGGGCCGGAATTTGATGCCCACCAAGTAGACTTTGATGAAATGATTATGCGGCTTAGTGCCTATAAAGATATAGAAAGAAAAAATTAA
- a CDS encoding co-chaperone GroES, which translates to MQLSLEQKDIDKFLMVGDKVLIKPKHPQSQTKTGLYLPPTVQQSAKIQSGYIIKVGPGYPLPSQTDETEVWKQKEDEVHYLPLQAKEGDLAIYLQNSSFEISFNDETYIIVPHSAILMLVRDDELFK; encoded by the coding sequence ATGCAGCTATCATTAGAACAGAAAGATATCGACAAATTCCTTATGGTAGGAGACAAAGTGCTTATTAAGCCCAAACATCCTCAAAGCCAAACAAAGACTGGTCTTTATTTACCACCTACCGTACAACAAAGCGCTAAAATTCAAAGTGGATATATCATAAAAGTAGGACCGGGCTATCCCTTACCATCTCAAACCGATGAAACAGAAGTTTGGAAGCAAAAAGAAGATGAAGTGCACTACCTTCCTTTACAAGCAAAAGAAGGAGATTTAGCCATTTACCTTCAAAATTCATCCTTTGAAATTTCTTTTAACGATGAAACCTACATCATTGTTCCACATTCTGCTATCTTAATGCTGGTTCGTGATGATGAATTGTTTAAATAA